One Micromonospora sp. WMMD1120 genomic region harbors:
- a CDS encoding carbohydrate kinase has protein sequence MIVVAGEALIDLVVTADGERAVPGGSPANVAVTLARLDQPVRLLARLGADEYGRQVAEHLDSNGVDLDWAVRAEEPTSVAVATLNAAGQASYEFRLAGAADWQWTPQELPELAGSPAVALHSGSLALALAPGAEVLEGLLARERDRGGLTISVDLNLRPSIVTDRAAEQERVRRQVPLAHLVKASDEDLAWLYPDRPVAEVMTEWQAAGVSCAVVTRGGDGAWLLAPDGSLHEQPAVRTVVVDTVGAGDSFTGGLLAALADLGALGDRPAERLAAVTGPQWAAVLRQAATVAALTCGRRGADPPRRPEVEALLTS, from the coding sequence GTGATCGTCGTCGCCGGTGAGGCGCTCATCGACCTGGTGGTCACCGCCGACGGAGAACGGGCCGTGCCCGGTGGCTCGCCGGCCAACGTCGCGGTCACCCTGGCGCGGCTCGACCAGCCGGTACGGCTGCTGGCCCGGCTCGGCGCCGACGAGTACGGGCGGCAGGTCGCCGAGCACCTGGACAGCAACGGGGTGGACCTGGACTGGGCGGTACGCGCCGAGGAGCCCACCTCGGTGGCGGTGGCCACCCTGAACGCCGCGGGACAGGCGAGCTACGAGTTCCGGCTGGCCGGGGCGGCAGACTGGCAGTGGACCCCGCAGGAGCTTCCCGAACTGGCCGGTTCACCGGCGGTCGCGCTGCACAGCGGGTCGCTGGCGCTCGCGCTGGCTCCCGGCGCCGAGGTGCTGGAGGGGCTGCTCGCCCGGGAACGTGACCGGGGTGGGCTCACCATCTCCGTCGACCTCAACCTGCGGCCGAGCATCGTCACCGACCGGGCGGCGGAGCAGGAGCGCGTACGCCGGCAGGTGCCCCTCGCGCACCTGGTCAAGGCCAGTGACGAGGACCTGGCCTGGCTCTACCCGGACCGACCGGTGGCCGAGGTGATGACCGAGTGGCAGGCGGCCGGGGTGTCCTGCGCGGTGGTGACCCGGGGCGGTGACGGCGCCTGGCTGCTCGCGCCCGACGGCTCGCTGCACGAGCAGCCCGCCGTCCGCACCGTCGTGGTCGACACCGTCGGCGCCGGCGACTCGTTCACCGGCGGCCTGCTGGCCGCGTTGGCTGACCTCGGCGCGCTCGGCGACCGGCCAGCCGAACGGCTCGCCGCGGTGACCGGGCCGCAGTGGGCAGCGGTACTCCGGCAAGCGGCCACTGTTGCCGCGCTGACCTGTGGCCGCCGAGGCGCAGACCCACCCCGCCGCCCCGAGGTAGAAGCCCTACTAACCAGCTAA
- a CDS encoding AGE family epimerase/isomerase: protein MTDVPQPHTEGTPAPTGSPDLPHLDDLLVDQARTLLDTARRSVRPEGGFWWLTDDRTPDRGEPVFTWITCRMTHVAALAHRNGDPTAAALVDHGVAALDTLLRDDRYGGWFSAVDQQGTPVDDRKAGYDHAFVLLAASSAARAGRPGADRLLADVLTVVRERFWDDDAGAVRESWNRDWTVTEDYRGANSSMHMVEAFLGATAATGDPSWADRALRIATHLVHGEAARHDWRLPEHFTTDWTPLPDYNKDQPADPFRPYGSTIGHWLEWARLLLELEAVLPQPPHWLLTDARALFAAAVRRGWAVDGADGFVYTIDWDDTPVVRSRMHWVLAEAIGAAVTLGRRTGDAVYADWYRVFWAYAQRTLIDQTGWRHELDPRNRPADTVWHGRPDVYHAYQAVLLSRSANGLGGPGPLAPGEVAA from the coding sequence ATGACCGACGTGCCCCAACCTCACACCGAGGGGACCCCCGCTCCTACCGGGTCACCCGACCTGCCCCACCTGGACGACCTCCTCGTCGACCAGGCCCGGACACTGCTCGACACGGCCCGCCGCTCGGTACGGCCCGAGGGCGGTTTCTGGTGGCTGACCGACGACCGCACCCCGGACCGCGGGGAGCCTGTCTTCACCTGGATCACCTGCCGGATGACCCACGTGGCCGCGCTCGCCCACCGCAACGGCGACCCGACCGCCGCCGCCCTCGTCGACCACGGGGTCGCCGCGCTCGACACGCTGCTGCGCGACGACCGGTACGGCGGTTGGTTCAGCGCCGTGGACCAGCAGGGCACCCCCGTCGACGATCGCAAGGCCGGCTACGACCACGCGTTCGTGCTGCTCGCGGCGTCCAGCGCCGCGCGTGCGGGGCGACCCGGCGCGGATCGGCTGCTCGCCGACGTGCTGACCGTCGTACGCGAGCGGTTCTGGGACGACGACGCCGGGGCCGTTCGTGAGTCGTGGAACCGGGACTGGACGGTCACCGAGGACTACCGCGGCGCCAACAGCAGCATGCACATGGTCGAGGCGTTCCTCGGCGCCACCGCCGCCACCGGCGACCCGAGCTGGGCCGACCGGGCGCTGCGGATCGCCACCCACCTGGTGCACGGCGAGGCCGCCCGGCACGACTGGCGGCTCCCCGAACACTTCACCACCGACTGGACGCCGCTGCCCGACTACAACAAGGACCAGCCCGCCGACCCGTTCCGGCCGTACGGGTCCACGATCGGACACTGGCTGGAGTGGGCCCGGCTGCTCCTGGAGTTGGAGGCGGTCCTGCCCCAGCCGCCGCACTGGCTGCTCACCGACGCCCGCGCCCTCTTCGCCGCCGCCGTGCGCCGGGGCTGGGCCGTCGACGGCGCCGACGGTTTCGTCTACACGATCGACTGGGACGACACCCCGGTGGTGCGCTCCCGGATGCACTGGGTGCTCGCCGAGGCCATCGGCGCGGCGGTCACCCTCGGCCGCCGCACCGGGGACGCCGTCTACGCCGACTGGTACCGGGTCTTCTGGGCGTACGCCCAGCGCACGCTCATCGACCAGACCGGGTGGCGGCACGAGCTGGACCCGCGCAACAGGCCCGCCGACACGGTCTGGCACGGTCGGCCGGACGTCTACCACGCGTACCAGGCGGTGCTGCTGTCCCGCTCGGCCAACGGGCTCGGTGGTCCCGGCCCGCTCGCCCCCGGGGAGGTGGCCGCGTGA